The Acidianus manzaensis genome has a window encoding:
- a CDS encoding alcohol dehydrogenase catalytic domain-containing protein, protein MKAAIFKEIEKPLSIENVKEPEIEQGEILLKVLASGLCHGDLHIIFGDWKTDVDVKTPIILGHEIIGQVMNDGKNVKKGDNVLVYNAFGCNECKYCKRGYPQYCDKVKILGVHENGGFAEYVKVPSEDNLVKVSGNPIDLAPLADAGLTAYSSVKDIEEGSNVALLGTGAVSMIALQILKLKNTKTTVVGRNYFKLSKMLELGADKVIVVKNNYSEDLSSKIGREKFDYIIDYVGSNETLKDVLWMIDRMGELRIVGEFGGEFTVPEQLMVLRGLRIKGVLYGTKKDLEELVKIFNEKKIKTLAVPYKLDEINMAIDDLLNERIIGRAVIIP, encoded by the coding sequence ATGAAAGCAGCAATTTTTAAAGAAATTGAAAAACCTTTGAGTATAGAGAATGTAAAAGAACCAGAAATTGAACAAGGCGAAATATTACTCAAAGTATTAGCTTCTGGATTATGTCATGGAGATTTGCATATAATTTTTGGAGATTGGAAAACTGACGTAGACGTAAAGACACCAATAATATTGGGTCATGAAATTATAGGCCAAGTTATGAACGATGGAAAGAACGTAAAAAAAGGAGATAATGTACTTGTGTATAATGCTTTTGGATGTAATGAGTGCAAATATTGCAAGCGTGGATATCCTCAGTATTGCGATAAAGTAAAAATTTTAGGAGTTCACGAAAATGGCGGATTCGCAGAATACGTAAAGGTTCCATCAGAAGATAATTTAGTTAAAGTATCTGGAAATCCAATAGATTTGGCTCCTTTAGCTGATGCAGGACTAACAGCATATAGTTCAGTAAAAGATATAGAAGAAGGAAGTAATGTAGCACTTTTAGGTACTGGAGCAGTAAGCATGATAGCATTACAGATTCTAAAACTAAAAAATACCAAAACTACTGTAGTAGGAAGAAATTATTTTAAATTAAGTAAAATGCTTGAATTAGGAGCAGATAAAGTAATAGTAGTAAAAAATAACTATTCTGAAGATTTATCATCAAAAATAGGCAGAGAAAAATTTGATTATATAATAGATTATGTTGGAAGTAATGAAACTCTAAAAGACGTATTATGGATGATCGATAGGATGGGAGAATTAAGAATAGTAGGAGAATTTGGTGGAGAATTTACAGTACCAGAACAGCTAATGGTATTAAGAGGACTTAGAATTAAAGGAGTATTATATGGTACAAAAAAAGATTTAGAAGAACTAGTAAAAATTTTCAATGAAAAGAAAATAAAAACTTTGGCAGTACCTTATAAATTAGACGAAATAAATATGGCAATAGATGATCTTCTAAATGAAAGAATAATAGGTAGAGCAGTAATTATACCTTAG
- a CDS encoding glutamine synthetase family protein — MSRDEVLETLKSGRIDYVRVEFIDLLGNVRGRSLRRPEFEDVLINGKGIPYSESLVLLDYQDNPIKDKYEDVIAFPDPSTFITLPYLERTARVLSFLFYPDNSTPSPYCSRGILKKALEKLEESSLQMMVAFEPTFYLLKDNDINLPADQAKAYSPEGLMEEQTFLRDVIKYLEEVGVQVETINKHYGPGQYEITFSQKDVLTAADSLLTGREVIRDTARIYKMLATFMPKPFSKYPGSSMDIYIKLLDRNGKETMLDLNDPKGIGLSKITYNFFAGILEHLGAIMAFASPTINSYKRYREIITPNIGGIGSERHYIIRIPSNFRETKFLEFRLADPLTNSYLLLSSIIFAGLDGIEKNLDIEPNTEMAHIPNSLGDSLRKLQEDNYLKYLLGQDLVNTFIELKTRELQSYETYITDWETKAYLKAGW, encoded by the coding sequence GTGTCAAGAGACGAAGTGCTTGAAACACTAAAATCAGGAAGAATAGATTATGTAAGAGTAGAATTCATAGACTTACTAGGAAACGTAAGAGGAAGATCACTAAGAAGACCAGAATTTGAAGATGTATTAATAAATGGAAAAGGAATACCGTATTCTGAATCGTTAGTGTTACTGGATTATCAAGATAATCCTATTAAAGACAAATACGAAGACGTAATAGCTTTTCCAGATCCTTCAACTTTTATTACATTACCTTATTTAGAAAGAACAGCAAGAGTATTGTCTTTTCTTTTCTATCCTGATAATTCTACGCCGTCACCTTATTGCAGTAGAGGAATACTCAAGAAAGCGCTAGAGAAATTAGAAGAATCAAGTTTACAGATGATGGTAGCTTTTGAACCAACATTTTACTTACTTAAAGATAATGATATTAATCTACCAGCTGACCAGGCTAAAGCTTATTCTCCAGAAGGATTAATGGAAGAGCAGACATTCTTAAGAGACGTAATTAAATATCTTGAAGAAGTTGGAGTCCAGGTAGAAACTATAAACAAACATTATGGACCAGGACAATATGAAATAACTTTCTCACAAAAAGATGTGCTAACAGCTGCAGACTCATTATTAACTGGAAGAGAAGTAATAAGGGATACTGCTAGAATATATAAAATGCTGGCTACTTTTATGCCTAAACCTTTCTCTAAGTATCCAGGAAGCAGTATGGATATTTACATTAAATTATTAGATAGAAATGGAAAAGAAACAATGCTTGATTTAAATGATCCAAAAGGAATAGGATTAAGCAAGATTACATACAACTTCTTTGCTGGAATATTAGAGCATTTAGGAGCTATAATGGCTTTTGCTTCTCCTACAATCAATTCTTATAAAAGATATAGAGAAATAATTACTCCTAATATAGGAGGCATAGGATCTGAAAGGCATTACATAATAAGAATACCAAGTAATTTTAGAGAGACTAAATTTTTAGAGTTCAGATTAGCTGATCCTTTAACCAACTCTTACTTACTTTTATCATCTATAATATTTGCAGGATTAGATGGCATAGAAAAAAATCTAGATATAGAACCAAATACTGAAATGGCTCATATTCCTAATAGTTTAGGAGACTCATTGAGAAAATTGCAAGAAGACAATTACTTGAAATACTTGTTAGGACAAGATTTGGTTAATACATTTATAGAACTAAAAACTAGAGAATTACAAAGCTATGAAACATATATAACGGATTGGGAAACAAAAGCGTATTTAAAGGCAGGATGGTAA
- the taw21 gene encoding tRNA 4-demethylwyosine(37)-methyltransferase Taw21, with amino-acid sequence MKEEKWKKIEIVGDLAIIGIPFNKKPEDLVDYAKQILNKHKYIKSVWGQYRDTSGDYRLSSFYHIYGDLRSSTLYKEYECKYFLDITKVFFSSKLSYEHLRVAKQVKKGETIINMFAGYGPFSILSAKIGKPKIIYSFDINPFAYYFMMVNIDINKTYNVIPIYGDVFRKIYEVENADRIISPLPEKYKEAYEIALQKIKPNGIIHLFIELETNKENDNPIKKALELFPKAKFARVVRSVKPYKYHVILDIYI; translated from the coding sequence ATGAAAGAAGAAAAATGGAAAAAGATTGAGATTGTTGGAGATTTAGCCATAATTGGTATACCATTCAACAAAAAACCAGAAGATTTAGTTGACTACGCTAAACAAATTTTAAACAAACATAAGTATATTAAATCAGTATGGGGACAATATAGAGATACTTCTGGAGACTATAGATTATCTAGTTTTTATCATATTTATGGAGACTTAAGAAGTTCTACCTTATATAAAGAATACGAATGTAAATATTTTCTAGACATAACTAAAGTATTCTTTTCATCTAAATTATCTTACGAACATTTAAGAGTAGCTAAGCAAGTTAAAAAAGGAGAAACTATAATTAACATGTTTGCTGGCTATGGCCCTTTTTCAATATTATCTGCAAAAATTGGAAAACCAAAAATAATTTATTCATTTGATATTAACCCTTTTGCATATTATTTTATGATGGTAAACATAGACATAAATAAAACTTATAATGTTATACCGATTTATGGCGACGTCTTTAGAAAAATATATGAAGTAGAAAATGCTGATAGAATAATTTCCCCACTTCCAGAAAAATATAAAGAAGCTTACGAAATAGCTTTACAAAAAATAAAACCTAATGGAATTATCCATCTCTTTATCGAATTAGAGACAAATAAAGAAAACGATAACCCTATAAAAAAGGCTTTAGAATTATTTCCTAAAGCAAAATTTGCTAGAGTAGTAAGAAGTGTGAAACCATACAAATATCATGTCATTTTAGACATCTACATTTAA
- a CDS encoding amidohydrolase gives MKILIKAGIAFTKDGPTNNVNIGMSDGKIEAISKKEIEEYYDAELSIGGDNRLVSPGFITTQTFIQLYPFRYRIFSGKSNANDIVSSLTGKDAYYFSLLASYHLLRSGVTTAVITEPFVEHAARAMKLVGIRPIITAEVNCIWSKGDWKRNFESLYSKWKSKDNSGIILKLCDEAEAEEVFSISRDYKLPVLVDRTVNLANVKGDLSPYIIALGGGSRKDLEIIQKNSLRLSFTPSLEVCKFTLGSYKPSISLDLTPKFDIRNELSISTSRLLLTAEESVKSVIEWGYNQLNLNSSLDIGNTTDLVIFEADEPPSYPIDMQMPFESLIFSSYNLETVIVNGEAVLDGGVPLNVGEKDISEANEKVKEFDERRKMEKD, from the coding sequence TTGAAGATTCTTATAAAAGCTGGAATAGCTTTTACCAAGGATGGACCTACAAATAACGTTAACATTGGTATGTCTGATGGTAAAATAGAAGCAATTTCAAAAAAAGAAATAGAAGAATACTACGATGCAGAATTATCTATAGGTGGAGATAATAGATTAGTATCTCCAGGTTTTATCACAACTCAAACATTTATACAATTATATCCCTTTAGATATAGAATATTCTCGGGAAAGTCTAATGCTAACGATATAGTATCTTCTCTAACTGGAAAAGATGCATATTATTTTTCCTTATTAGCTTCTTATCATTTATTAAGATCAGGCGTTACTACAGCAGTAATAACTGAGCCTTTTGTAGAACATGCAGCTAGAGCAATGAAGCTTGTAGGCATAAGACCAATAATTACTGCAGAAGTAAATTGCATCTGGAGTAAAGGAGACTGGAAAAGAAATTTCGAAAGCCTATATAGTAAATGGAAATCTAAAGATAATTCTGGTATAATATTAAAATTGTGCGATGAAGCAGAAGCAGAAGAAGTATTTAGTATATCTAGAGATTATAAATTACCAGTTCTAGTAGATAGAACTGTTAACCTTGCTAACGTAAAAGGAGATCTTTCTCCTTACATAATAGCGCTAGGTGGAGGAAGTAGAAAAGACTTAGAAATTATTCAAAAGAATTCGTTAAGATTATCATTTACTCCAAGTTTAGAAGTGTGTAAATTCACATTAGGTTCATATAAGCCTTCAATTTCGTTAGATTTAACTCCAAAATTTGATATAAGAAACGAACTAAGTATATCTACATCGAGATTACTCTTAACTGCAGAAGAATCAGTAAAGTCAGTTATTGAGTGGGGATATAATCAATTGAACTTAAATTCTTCATTAGATATAGGAAATACTACGGATTTAGTAATATTTGAAGCTGACGAACCTCCTTCTTATCCTATAGATATGCAAATGCCTTTTGAGAGCCTAATATTTTCTTCATATAATTTAGAAACAGTAATAGTTAATGGAGAAGCAGTATTAGATGGTGGAGTGCCTTTAAACGTCGGAGAAAAAGATATTTCCGAAGCAAATGAAAAGGTAAAAGAATTTGATGAAAGAAGAAAAATGGAAAAAGATTGA
- a CDS encoding SIS domain-containing protein, producing MEKEINKDYKVNANLNLDSAFVTGAGDSYAAALAIEGKTKGRFKAIDPYDSLEYENLDRPLIIVSVSGKPKSNILLAKKFKNKTKIIVVTANKDSILAKLADYIVELPYKSPIILPGTLSFLMSLSALYSIANEEEDKGEDKEIFLLNPYFIGKESNYGIAYFSYLKMAEIFGIKSNYERLEQFCHSPIFSSRNSEIIILSSKDKREEELKSLINYTQVYLTNCEGAFCNAKTILRSIIYTMKKNNWNKIYFLDDKNILSISSTMIY from the coding sequence ATGGAAAAAGAAATAAATAAAGATTATAAAGTAAATGCAAATTTAAATTTAGATTCTGCCTTTGTTACTGGCGCAGGAGACTCATATGCTGCAGCTTTGGCGATAGAAGGAAAAACAAAAGGTAGATTTAAAGCTATAGATCCTTATGATTCTTTGGAATACGAAAATCTTGATAGACCTCTTATAATAGTTTCAGTTTCAGGTAAGCCTAAATCTAATATTTTATTAGCAAAAAAATTTAAAAATAAGACTAAAATAATTGTAGTTACCGCAAATAAAGATTCAATATTAGCAAAACTAGCTGATTATATTGTAGAATTACCATATAAATCTCCTATAATCTTGCCTGGTACATTATCATTTCTAATGAGCTTAAGTGCCTTATACTCCATTGCTAATGAAGAAGAAGATAAAGGCGAAGATAAAGAGATATTTTTACTAAATCCTTATTTTATAGGGAAAGAAAGTAACTATGGCATAGCATATTTTAGCTATTTGAAGATGGCAGAAATTTTTGGAATTAAAAGTAATTATGAAAGACTAGAACAATTTTGTCATTCTCCTATTTTCTCCTCTAGGAATAGTGAAATAATTATTTTATCAAGTAAAGATAAAAGAGAAGAAGAATTAAAATCATTAATTAATTATACTCAAGTTTATTTAACAAATTGTGAAGGAGCATTTTGTAATGCTAAAACAATTTTAAGGTCAATTATCTATACAATGAAGAAAAATAACTGGAATAAGATCTATTTTCTAGATGATAAAAACATTTTAAGTATAAGTTCAACAATGATATATTGA
- a CDS encoding DUF1404 family protein, which yields MDKFLLAKYLSFVLLGISIVIYVIGDMLYRLIAFQGPLFAGALLGWYTINYYTPKDKFVEFEDSMVPVTSIVLRRRSWIGFTTAVALLVPWLTPPLFRLGLIYPEVYILAFICDFIGGFIAGYFIPSLKFMEKVILYSLGFAADIFYVMLLYIYSLLYNISQTSLVDHVLVYVYSIKFLEAIIFAVYIIKKVNAI from the coding sequence ATGGATAAATTTCTTTTAGCTAAATATCTTTCTTTTGTATTATTAGGTATATCTATAGTTATATATGTTATCGGTGACATGTTATATAGGCTAATAGCTTTTCAAGGACCTTTATTTGCTGGTGCATTATTAGGATGGTATACCATTAATTATTATACGCCAAAGGATAAATTTGTAGAATTCGAAGATAGTATGGTTCCAGTTACATCTATAGTTCTACGTAGAAGAAGCTGGATTGGATTTACAACAGCAGTGGCTTTACTAGTTCCTTGGTTAACTCCACCTTTATTTAGATTAGGTTTAATATATCCGGAGGTTTACATTTTAGCCTTTATCTGTGATTTTATTGGTGGATTTATAGCAGGATATTTTATACCTTCGTTAAAATTTATGGAAAAAGTTATTTTGTATAGTTTAGGATTCGCAGCCGATATTTTTTACGTAATGTTGCTCTATATTTATTCGTTATTATATAATATTTCTCAAACGTCTCTTGTTGATCATGTTTTAGTCTATGTATATTCCATAAAATTTCTTGAAGCGATAATATTTGCTGTATACATAATTAAGAAAGTAAATGCTATTTAG